In the genome of Pseudomonas sp. P5_109, one region contains:
- a CDS encoding methyl-accepting chemotaxis protein, translated as MTSQLTGLVNQVSDQANRSDQAMERQRHETDQVATAINEMSAAAQEVAKSAQNAAVAAQQTDEEGQAAKRVVAGSIEKIHALVDDIRSSGVSLDSLQKDVSSIVSVLGVIRSIAEQTNLLALNAAIEAARAGEAGRGFAVVADEVRALASRTQISTQEIQGMIDRLQAGTQSAVEAMRRSSEAGDGTSAQANEAGASLDTMAQLIATINSMNAQIASAAEEQTAVAEEINRSVHQIAVAVDNVADETQLGAQTSRSLADLGQRLGSLVGQFRI; from the coding sequence ATGACTTCGCAACTGACCGGGCTGGTGAATCAGGTGTCCGACCAGGCCAATCGCTCGGACCAGGCCATGGAACGCCAGCGCCACGAAACCGATCAGGTGGCCACGGCGATCAACGAAATGTCGGCCGCCGCCCAGGAAGTCGCCAAGAGCGCGCAGAACGCTGCGGTGGCAGCCCAGCAGACTGACGAAGAAGGGCAGGCGGCCAAGCGCGTGGTGGCCGGCAGCATCGAGAAGATCCATGCGTTGGTGGACGACATCCGCAGCAGCGGCGTGTCCCTCGACAGCCTGCAAAAAGACGTTTCGTCGATTGTCAGCGTGCTCGGGGTGATCCGCTCGATCGCCGAACAGACCAATCTGCTGGCGCTCAACGCCGCCATTGAGGCGGCCCGTGCTGGCGAGGCGGGGCGCGGTTTTGCGGTGGTGGCCGATGAAGTGCGGGCGTTGGCCAGCCGTACGCAAATCAGCACCCAGGAAATCCAGGGCATGATCGACCGCCTGCAGGCCGGCACCCAGTCGGCGGTGGAGGCGATGCGTCGTTCCAGCGAGGCTGGTGACGGCACCTCGGCCCAGGCCAACGAGGCGGGGGCTTCGCTGGACACCATGGCTCAATTGATCGCCACCATCAATTCAATGAACGCGCAGATCGCCAGTGCCGCGGAAGAACAGACCGCCGTGGCCGAAGAGATCAACCGCAGCGTGCATCAGATTGCCGTGGCGGTGGACAACGTCGCCGACGAAACTCAACTCGGCGCACAGACTTCGCGCAGCCTGGCCGACCTCGGTCAGCGCCTGGGCAGCCTGGTCGGGCAGTTCCGTATCTGA